One window of Bacteroides sp. AN502(2024) genomic DNA carries:
- a CDS encoding DUF5119 domain-containing protein: protein MNTKVIYAGLAALYLMTLSVLFSSCGHKDLCYQHPHMKTIRVAFDWRNAPDASPKGMTVMFYPMDGSTYRRFDFQGLDGGKIELPVGEYRVIFHNNDSDVDLCYGMEEFDTHFHYTRQGHIFEPVYGNAAMPAPNAVEDELVCISPGEMVGGRVMSLVVDENGVSFEEETPEDDVVQHRSPTIVTLYPVMMTCHYTFEIRNVKNLKYVDQMSGSLSGLNYGIYPGRKDFEHKGVTVPFSASSSGRDMITGDFYTYGHCRKHNKTTTFTLYVWMNDDKKYYYTWNVTEQVQKAPDQRNVHIIIDNMDLPQPITNGSGYDVDVDDWLVVEEEIKM, encoded by the coding sequence ATGAACACAAAAGTGATTTATGCCGGTTTAGCCGCACTGTACCTGATGACGCTGAGCGTACTTTTCTCTTCTTGTGGGCATAAGGACTTGTGCTACCAGCATCCACACATGAAGACCATCCGAGTGGCGTTCGACTGGCGGAATGCTCCCGATGCATCCCCTAAGGGCATGACTGTCATGTTCTATCCGATGGACGGATCCACGTACAGGCGCTTCGATTTCCAAGGGCTTGATGGCGGTAAGATAGAGCTTCCGGTCGGTGAGTACCGTGTCATCTTCCACAATAATGATTCCGACGTGGATCTTTGCTACGGAATGGAGGAATTTGACACCCATTTCCACTACACCCGTCAGGGGCATATATTCGAGCCCGTATATGGCAATGCAGCTATGCCGGCACCAAACGCAGTAGAGGACGAGCTGGTGTGCATCAGCCCGGGTGAGATGGTTGGCGGGCGTGTCATGTCACTTGTCGTCGATGAAAACGGTGTGTCGTTTGAGGAAGAGACCCCCGAGGACGATGTGGTGCAGCACCGGTCGCCGACTATCGTCACGCTCTATCCGGTCATGATGACTTGCCATTATACTTTTGAAATCCGTAATGTCAAGAACCTTAAGTATGTCGACCAGATGAGCGGTTCGCTCAGCGGTCTCAACTATGGTATTTATCCCGGTCGGAAGGATTTCGAGCACAAGGGGGTGACAGTCCCGTTCAGTGCCTCTTCATCGGGACGGGATATGATAACAGGCGATTTTTACACCTACGGTCACTGTCGGAAGCATAACAAGACTACGACGTTCACGTTGTACGTGTGGATGAACGATGACAAGAAGTATTATTATACTTGGAATGTGACCGAACAGGTGCAGAAAGCGCCCGACCAAAGAAACGTGCATATAATCATCGACAATATGGATCTTCCTCAGCCTATCACCAACGGTAGTGGGTACGATGTCGACGTGGATGACTGGCTTGTGGTGGAAGAAGAAATAAAGATGTAA